A window of Phaeodactylum tricornutum CCAP 1055/1 PHATR_bd_2x5 genomic scaffold, whole genome shotgun sequence genomic DNA:
TGGTAGTGAAAAGAAGTACCGAAGCTTGCTACGGCGAATTGCTGCCGatccacctttttctcgggTCACTCCTCAGATTCGGAAGTCACCGTTTTTATTAGCCTACTTACTGGAAACATCAGAGGGAAAGAACTGCTCGGATCCTTCGGAAGTAGCCAAGTGCGAGTTGGCTGCTGCAGAAAGCATATATATTGTAGATAACTCGTTTTTTGGACGGATGTTTCCAGTCAAGCGAGCTCCCCACGAATCCGATCTTGAAGACTTCTACGTCGGGTTGGGTTCAAAGTATATATCTAAATCTGTCTCTCGCCGTTTTGAAGTTGTTGGGAAAGACTCTCAAGATACGCCACTCACGAGCGCATTGAGGGAGCGTATTCTGGAGCGGAGTCCCCTTTTAGTGTCTCCCAGCATCACATCCCGGCCTCTAGTCGAAAACGCCGCAGCAATTGTGAGCAGTGAGAACCTTGACTTTATTCAAGCCCCAAGCTTGTTGGCTGTCTACTCTTTGGGCGGGACTGTGCGCCGGGCGCGCACAACGTGTTTTTCGCGTCAAGTGGGCATGAAAAGGGGTCGGAACGCCATCTATGTCGTGAAGGATTTTGACTGGTTCGACGTCGGTTACGCGATAGGCGACCTTGTTTTGCAACGTTGCCAGCTCGAAGACGCTTTCTTCATTAGCTCTCTACTGGAAGCGCCGCTTGAGCAGCTTCGGACTCGTGGATTTCctgtcgatcggatactCAAGCCCGTGCAGGTCGTTGAGCCGAGCCTTCCGTCGCCTACCACATCTAGGCCATTGCCTGAACAGGCTGACCAAGGGTCCACGAAAACATCGGACCCCGGAGTCATGAGTCGCGGAGACGGAAAATCAATACAGACCCCACCGAGGGTAGAGACTGCAAAACGCCAGTCAGGATCGCCCACCATTGCCACAATTCCACCGAAGTCAGCAGCGGCCGAAGCTAGTGCTTCCGATACGCCGCCTTCCGCAGCGCAGAAGAGTGGATTTCGAGACATTTTGAGTCAAATGTTTCccgatgcggatgaagaGTACATTCAACAGCGGCTGGGTGCGAATCCTTCGCTGGAGGACGTCCGTCTCGCCGCAGAGGCCATGTCTTCCGGAAGCTATCCGCGTAAG
This region includes:
- a CDS encoding predicted protein gives rise to the protein MKRGRNAIYVVKDFDWFDVGYAIGDLVLQRCQLEDAFFISSLLEAPLEQLRTRGFPVDRILKPVQVVEPSLPSPTTSRPLPEQADQGSTKTSDPGVMSRGDGKSIQTPPRVETAKRQSGSPTIATIPPKSAAAEASASDTPPSAAQKSGFRDILSQMFPDADEEYIQQRLGANPSLEDVRLAAEAMSSGSYPRKEEEAAPLEDKSDDTTVSTTTSDRFPEADVPTKKSRNGLRKKFGRALGGFRGSNPNASGPSPSAKIPSGVSVPAGESLARPGQSGPSMAGPSTSRVKEPRHNVSPAADAASQKNLESMLQHTVGQSAAVDRNGLEAPESRLLSVPEELDRGETCEAIPAQSLSPFAGANGSGKSSNGIRVFFARGN